The region TCCTGCAACATGATGGCGAGCGTTTGTGCATCGGTATGACCCGTGGGCGAGATGATGTCGCCAGTACCAAACAGATTGTCCGCCTCGTCCGTCCCCTCAAGAACGCCACCGTCATACACTTGTGCATTGGTCATGTGCTGCAGTTTGCCCCACTCCTGTTCGGCCATCGAGCGATTGAagtgctcctcctccatcgtCGGTTTGTTCCGCCGGAGGCTGTGCGTGCTGAACGTGGCCGAGCCGCTGCGTGAAAACCCACTGTTACCGGCATTGCTGACAGCATTCGGTGATAGGCTTCGCGTTAGCGCTTCTGTTTGCTGGATATTATACGCAATTTCCTAAAACGAAAGCACACACAATTACAGGGGCGCGCACTTGTGGGCCCACGGCGGCGAGATTACCTGCTGCAAGATTTGACGTTTGAAGGTTTCCATCTCGAGCCGATTTTTAGCAATTTCCTTGAGCATATCGGACTTTTCCTGGCAAAGCTCTTCGGCGTACTTGCGCGCCTTATCGAGCTCctgagtgagtgtgtttttcTCCTCTAGCGCCGTCATGCGCTCCTTTAGGTGGACCTGAAgccgatcgttcgattcggCCAGCAGTTTGTCTACCGTCGACGATAACCGCTGGTTGTGCTCTTCATTCATCTTCAGTCTTTGATTCAGCCGCATCACCTCGGCATTCTTCTCTTCCACGTTGTTCTCCAGCCGCGTTATTCTATCCTCTGCCGAACCGTGCCGCTCCTGAGCCTTGGTGGGaacatgaaatggaatggaaatcgcCTTTAGTGGTTGCGTTTTAACAGTTTTTTCCGGCACACTGACATGCAGAAAAAACCGGGGAATGAATCTATTGTTCTACCGGGAGTTAAAGGGGTTAATAAAGAAACGTCTCGATTTTGTTCCgttgcgtttttcttttgttagcCTACCTGTTTGCCTACCTGTGTTAGGGCTTCCATACGGGCCTTAAGCTGCTCCTCCATCTCGGGCAGCTTCGAGAATTGAGCCAACTTTTGCTCCGACAGTTCCAGCTTTTCCTGTATGGCAGCTATCTTGCCTTCTTGTAGCTACAACGAACAATCGATTGATCCGGTGGTCAGCAAGCAAGTTTGCGTGACTCGTCGACGTCGAGTCCCTTACCTTCAACTGAGCTTCTTTGTGGCGCAATTCCTGTTCCAGCTTTTCGTTCAAATCGTGCAACGAGGTAGACTCACGCTGCGCGTTGAGGTAGCGTTTCTCGAGCGTCGCAATGCGTTCCTCCTGGTCTTCCTTTTGAGCGACGTTTTCCCGCAGATCGCGCTGCAGCTTAACGCACGCCTCCTGCGATTTGGTGTACTCCTTTTGCAGCTTGCACATGTTTTCTTCCATCTCGTTGATTTTGGTGTTCAGATCGGACACTCTGCGCTGCCACTGCGACAACTCAGCCGTCTGCTTCTCAATGATCGTTTGCAGCTCGTGCGTTTTGGCGCTGTAGTCAATCACCTCCGAAGCCTCACCATTCTTGAACGACTCCTGGGAATCGAAAgcgcaccaaaccaacaccaaTTAGCTACATGTTTGGTTATCGCGGGATGCAGAATTCGTACCttcttctcgctgctgctgtccagtgAAGCATCGGATTGATTAGTCAACACTCCGGATTTGTATTGCTGAAGCTGAAACAATAGCGTGGGACAATGTTAGTGACAGATTTGAATCCAATTCACACTCTGCTGTACTGAATGTACCTCctctttggtttggttgagtTCCTCTTCCATCTCATTATTCTTCTCCAACGATATACGCAGCCGCTCCCGTACCTAGCACGcgaaacaacataaacaatCAGATCAGTTTGGAAAGAATTGGTCTAGTCTGGAAAGAATAGGGGGCCCATGGCGCACTACGATCAAACAGGAGCACGCATAATGAAAGCAAGCACAGGCAATGTAGGCGCTACGATAAGTAGCAACCTTGGAGGGGAGTATCAGGGTCTCCACTAAATGAATGCCGTCCCTCACGAATCAGCACCGTGGTGGAGGAATCGTGTAGGTGTGTTGATTGACTAATCCACCGTACGCTGCCAATATGTGGTGGacttgtggtgtggtgggctCATTACCTTCTCATCCAACGCCTTGTGATGCTCAAACAAACTTTTCAACGCCTTCAGCACCTCCACCTCACTGGACACCCCGCTCTGGGATGCTGCTTGCCGCTTCACGACCGTCATCCTTAGCGATCGTTCGTGCCGGGATACGAGACACTCGAGGTGTTCCAGCAGGAGCTAGAAAAGGGAACAGCAAACGATGCGGTCAGTATAAAGGAGTCGGCCGGGCCACCGAGCGGGCAGccgaattgaattgaatcgaATCCTTGGGCGCCACCCAGACGGCGCCGGGTGTCGCACACATTTTTCTTGGCAAGCACGTCCATGTTCGACCTCGACCTTTCGGTTGTTGTGTATCCGAGGGGGGGGAATGGGTGGATACCGTTGCTTACCCTAGTATTATTTCGTTCCGCTTTCAGCTCCCCTATTTCCTCGTCCCGCTCGAGCAGCATCTCGCGGGCCTGCGTTAGTTCTTTGGTTAAAGTCGAGAATTCCTGTGATAGGCGGTCAGGCAAAGCAatcatccagcatcatcaaacGGCGGTCAACGGCAAACGTTAATGGTgtaatggaaagaagaaaacagaatgCAATTCATCGTTCGTTAGGGTATTATGCTGGAGCGACAAGCGCAGCGCATAGCCTCGGAGCGTGGgatgcggtggtggagggtggCGATCGGGTCGGGTGTCTTTAGCCCCAGACCAGACCCCCCACgccacacacacaaacacacacgccacacaCGAACTCGGAGGCTAGATGGCAGGCAGGATGCCAGGGGGCGCACCTGTGGCAAGTTGGCCGCAATCTGCCGCTGCAGACTGTCCcgctccttctccacctccatgACTTTCATCTCCATGTCGGCCATCCGCTGCTGGGTTTCGCGCAAGCTGTCCATCAGCTTATCGCGCTCGTCCAGCATCGAGACCATCAGCTGCTCGAAGTTCGCGTCCTCGCCGCTGAACTGCGACGACCTCTGGGAGATGTTATCCTCCGAGATGGTCGGCATCACGTCGCACATCATGTTCCACATCTTGGCGGATTTTACGGTCCTTTCTGCTGCCTAAAACCCAAAATTTTCCTCGACCCCCTccccttctgctccttcttctacCGTCACTCTTGTCAAGTCGCACGCACTACTCTCACTTTCCGCTTTCTTTCTCCACCCCCGCGAGGGGTGGTGGGGCGCCGCGGCAGAGCAACTTGGTGTCACGGAACTACACCAGATAAGAGAATggccgggggcggggggtaTGGGGATGTTTCTTGGAAGGCGCGCCGTGACTCTGGCACTGCGATTGGTGGTGCGGGGGGCGGAGGAATGGGAGTGCGGTGGCAAGATGGTAGTCGCGGTCGAGCTTCCGTTCCTCCGTCTACGGCTCGGCGTGTTGGCGGACGCCCGGAGCGATTTCGGCTTCTTGCAAGCACCCGCGCCCGCCCCGCTCCGCTCGCCTTAGATTTGCTGCCCTCGACGCGGTCCCACTCGACACTCGATGGCCATTATGTAATTTGAACGCGCGTTTGCATGATTTCACTGCACGAAGCCAATGCCGGACGCGAACGGTGAACAGTGCGAAAATCCGagaaaaatccgaaaattcCACCGCCACACCTTTCCGTagtattttgtgttttacaaaaaaaaactctgtcCCTGAATGAAGTAACCAACAGCAAATGTCACAGCTCCTTTCACGCAGCCATATTGCATACTATTGGTGACAATGAGAGCTAGTGTTTATGTTTGCACGCGTTTGGAATTAAGGCTGATTCACACGCTACGATTTCATTGCGATTTTCTATGCCACACGATTAGTATAATCTTTGCTTTTTACTCGTCAGGCTAGAACGATCACTTCGAGGGACCTGCATGCATTATGACCCTCTGTGATCTAAATAAGCGCCTTTGCGTTTCCCTCGAGACTCAGCGTAATAACCATCTATCCTTGAATTATTCGGAAGTCACGTGCCGCGCATCCATTGTGATAAAGGCTTCAGCAAAAGTAGTTCGGCACTCGGTGGAGTTTCGTCAAGTTCCAGATTGATTCAAATTCCGTcgcaaaagaacaaaatataACAGCCGGCCCGTTCTTTTATCCCGTTGATACTTTATCAAAACTGACTATATAGTTTATTTAAACTCTACGTTCGACATTAGACAGAAGACAAAAAGCGGTTGTATTGCTCGAATTGATTGTGTTGTGAGGCTCGTGTTCGTCAGTTTCCGTTACTCGATCGTATTGCACTTATTCATGATAACATGACAAAAATGGGTTGGCTCGTCTTAGATGTGTAATTTACAGCATGATTCCCTCGaatcttcttttcctccctgGTCCACCGGCAAAGTTGGCTACAGCCATCGCCATTCGATGCTTGGCCTCTTGCGCACCTACAATAAAAGAGTACAAAACGAAGGAATTCGCTTGAGTCTCGGGCCTTGATCGCAGTACGGAGCCTTGATCGCAATCCAGATACTCACCAGAGTAGCCCCGAGAAAGTCCAAAATCAACTGTCCGTTTGGAGCTGCAAGAAACAGAGGGACAAGATGAGTAATGGCTCAGCAGTAACCGCCGTTAATGTGCATACTTTTCTAGCTCGTCCTTTGCCCTCAGCATCGTGTGGCCATATCGTGCAATCAGATCTATCAGCACATCGTCCGGCTGCTCCTTCATCTCCTGTTTGTAGCCTCGGTAGCTGCAAATGAATGGACAATTGTGATCccagcgttgcgttgcgagGACGAGAGCAAAATGTTACCTTAGAGCGGACGTCGATTCGATGGAAGCCGTAAAAACTATCACGAGGACAGTCACTGCGAATGCAGCGACCCACTTTTCGGTAACCCTGCGATCTGGAAGAATGAAGAAGTTTGATTAATTCGAAAGCATATCGGAAGTATTAAATCCGACTAAAGATTTCGCCCCATACTGAGATGGCAAACGGGAAACAAATTTGCCTCTCCGTTCGAACCCGCACGGCAACTAACCCCACGTTTGTCGCCCACGTGCTCGCGGATGCACATTGCTGcggttctatttttatttcacgCTGAAAAACACGATGTACTCCCTCACCACAAAAATCGTTCCGAAGCCTCTGCGGTATGCGATTATAAATGATTCTGTTTATTCTGATGATTTTATTAGACCCCAAAGGAAACCACAAACGGCCGTTCGCAACATTTTGCTGGCCTTTTTAACTCCTCAAACTCGTGTGCTGCTTATCAATGTTATACATGTGCTGTGCTGTATGTTCCGCGAGCGGCGCCCGGAAGTTTGTGGGCAAACTACGATGAGAGAACTGACTAGGGATCCGCCGTCACTCGAACAATAATCATTCGCCATTTTATTgataatattatttatttcaatGTAGCTCGGAAGAAACGGCACAGTTCACGGACGCCGCGAAGGGTGATCGTCGCACGGGTTACGAGCTGGCTACATAAATGCTGTCGCTGCGCTTAGGGATGAACGTGTCTTTCAGACGCGATGCTGCTCTAACTGTTAATAGGAGGAACCCGGAACGCTGTCCCCGTGCTTCCAAATCATGTGATCTACTTATTATTTGTGTATACAGGGttctgctggctggttgccCTCAAATCAAACACTaaatccccccctcccggaaTTTTTTAAACATCCCAACCACATTCATTCAAGCTTCTACTCTCCCGGGAATCGATTCAACTTTTTATCGAGGCTTTTATTACACTtaaataatgttttcttttcttcgctttgttCCTCAGAGAGTTAGTGTTGTAGTACataggttttctttttttttggatttgattCTGGTTCTCTCTGGCCCAGGTTGTTTGAGTAGTTTCTGTCTCCTCGAATAGTGTTTAGTCCGCTGTTCTCGTTCTGTGCAGCTGCGTAGCTCCCGTACTCATTGAGGGTTGCGTCGCAGCACACTCAGCCGCTAGTGACGATCTCaaacgatcttattgcttcaGAGTGTATAGTTAAACGAGGTCCGGGGAATCAAACCtcagggcggggggggggggacacgcTGTGTTGTTTGTCGAAAGCCGGATACCTGTCCACCTTTGCCGAAACCACTATGTGCGCAACCTTAATGATGCACGACAGACGGACGAAGGCAATATACATTACAATTCACATATATTGCTTCCCTATTCCCTATTATTCCCCACTCACTGTCGCCCACCCTCTGGCCCCGCTagggtttcgatttcgttaaAAATTCGCTTCTTCTCATGTACTCTCCCCCTAAGTAATGATGAAATATTAATCCAAATAAAATATAGAAATTAATGGTAGAGATAGGGCTCAATGCGTCCTCGCTGTTGCCAAGATCGCAATGACGACCATTCTGCCACAAAACTGCGACCCGATATTACTCGAATCCTTTCCAGCACGCCGACGGGTGGGTGCTCCTCCTAATAAGAGTATCCTGGCTCGCCCTGCGTGTGCTCCTTTCTTCTGTCTGTCTCCCAGAGAGCACCACGATCTGACCCTTTCGTTCGTGGCCAATCGTGCCACTCCATTCTGTGGcaaaagtagtagtagtagtgtacTAGGTAGTAGTAGAGGTTGGTGATCATaaacatcattatcagcagcaTTCACACGATTAATAATTCGGTTTGTATTTTTCCTCTTAATTTTTCAAGAATTAAAACTGATTTTCGCAAACATCCGAACATAGTACGTAATGGGAGCGCGTGGTGTTTGTtaggaagaggagcagcagtagcagcagcattaacagGGTGATGAAGAAGAACTGGGCTGGATCGGCAGTAGTACCGCGCACTGGTAGTTTAATTAAAGAACAGATATAATAGCGCGTGTTGCCGAcaagagagaaaatggtggcaaaCACTTCCGCGCGTCCGCGGATCAGAGCGCCGCAAATGAAAGAAGGTAGAAGAAATGCTAATACCGACGAAGaagcaagtgttcttaaaacgTAGCTTAGTACGGCAAGCTGGCTGCGATTATCACCAGCGCGCAAAAAGTAGGGCAAAATATGAGGCAAAGCATGCTCTCTGCCTATGTGATAACGCACCCGAAGAACCGATGAGCTATCGCGGGCGCGAGAGTCGTATAGTTGTGGCTGGGGTATTGATTTGTAGTAACTCTGCTCCGACTATTGCCTGATTAAAGCAGCTTGCTTTGACCTTCTCctactcctctctctctcttctgatGCTTATTTGGATTgaaatgcgcgcgcgcgccctcacTGGGGGGACAACACCTATTGATCATCGTTCTGGCCGTGAGGGATGATCTACCCCCACTCGCCCTTTCTATACTTTCACTTTCTCGATCGCTATCGCGGCTCCTTCGTCGATTTGAAAGGTGGCGCAactcaaataaaaaaaaaaagaatcatgaTAACATAATCAATCCACTTTTTGTTGTGTATTatgctcttccttccttcgtttcaTCCATCCCCAccggccgccgtcgtcgtccttcctGTGTAggttatgtttgttttgtgtcacTGTGCCTCGGGGAAATGTTGTGTTTTGCATGTTAAGACGCGCGCCGTCTTCGAAGGGTCGGATGTGACGGCCCTCGGGATTAGCCCAGCGACGGGAAGTCATGCTCATCGTCCACCTTGGGTGCAGCGACAAAGTGCTGCTTGGGCGGGCGCGGGTTCGGTCTGCTGTACTTGTTGACGCCGCCTTCGTAGCCGGCACCACCGCCTGGTGGTCGGTTGTTGCGCCTCGGCGGTCGCTCGCCCCCATCGGCAGCACCATCCGCGGCAGCCGGTCCACCGCGGTCACCGCGGTGCTcgtaaccaccaccgccagcgcctCCTTCGCCACCGCTTCGATAGTTGTTCTCGCCGCCGCCGTACTCACGCCGTCCGCCCGGTCCACCTTCGCGGCCAATGCCGCCACCACGCGGTCCTCCTttaccaccacggccacctccTCGGCCACGGCCCAGGCCGCCTCTGCGGTTGTCGTTGAAGTGGAACTCGATGTCCAGGACCTGCTTGTTCTTGTTGCCACCGGCCGGTGCGGCCGCTGCGGTCGTCGTCTTCTGAGTATCGTTACCTTCGTCATCTTCGCCATCCGCTTTCTTGTTCAGAGCCACCATCTTGTCCCACTGGGCCGAGTTCTCTCCCTCGCCGGCCTTTCGCAAGTTGTACTGGGGCTTCAATCGTACGGCCGCCTTTTGTGCTTTCCACTCGTCCAGGGTCATCTCCTTCGCTTCGTCATCCGATTTCGCGTTGCCAGCATCGCCAGTTTCCCCCTCGCCAGCCTGCCCGTTCATGCTGCGGTCCGTTTGCGGTTTCTCTTCGGCACTCGTATCGGCATCCTGAGCCTGGTAGTCCTGTTCCTGCAGGTTGGAGAACTCCTTCGCGTCTTGCTTCGAGCTGCCCCAGTTGTGCGAACCAGCGCCATCCCGCTTGTCCACCGCCTTGATGCCTGTCTTGTTCGAGCCGGATTGACGGTCGAGCTCGCGCTTACCGCGACCGCCTTCGAAGCGCTGCTTCACCCCATTCTGCGCGTACGGTTGCTGCTTCCGGTCCGGATCGGAGTCACGAGGTTTGCGCGGATACTTATcatcgttggcaccaccagcagcactcttGTTGTTCGGTCCACCTGccccaccgccgccaccacctcgCGGGAACTTGTTCGTCTGGTTGCCGGCTCCGGTTTTCTGGTTTTCCTGATTGCGGATGTTGTCCTTCTGCGTTTCCTTGATGCCTCGTCGCTCACCACCGGGCCCGCTGGCACCGCCGGCGCCACCACGCTGATTATGTAAATGATTGCCGGTTCCGTTCGTCTGTGCAGCGGCGGACTTGTCCGGGTGGCGATTTTCGGCCCCACGGCCACCTCCGGCACCCGCCGCCTTGTTCTCCTTCTCACCTCCCTTGGCGAGCGCCTTCGATTGCGCCGCCTGCTGCTGAGGCTGAGCACCGCCAGCTGCCGGGGTTGCTGCGGCCGCACCAGCGTTctgctgcgcctgctgctttttctgctgctgcttctgtttgtTCTTCAGAATCGACTCGATCGGATCGCCTGCATCGTCCTCGATGCAAAACAGATCGTAGCGATTCGCCACATTTATCCCGTAGGAGGTGTTCTCCATCTCGTGCACTAATTTCTtagaaagcgaacgaaaaacgccgtttcggaagcggaaaaagATCTGCCGAGACTCGGCGCTCACGCACACTCACGCTCACTGTTCGCGCGACGAAGCGCTAGTTGTCTCTGTCGCTCCTTCTACCACTGCATCTCCCTCTTTCACACTTGCGCTTGTGCGCCGTTGGTATTGGTGCTATCGCTCAGCGCGCGGTCGCAAATCGATCCACGAGTTTTGGTTGGCGAGCCAAAAATTCCTCGCCCGTTTACTGAATTTGGAACAAAGTAGAATTTCCACAGCCGCTGCAatttaccaccgccaccgttcgctgcTCGCCGTGCTCGTTGGCCAAGAGGGGTGTGCCGGGTACCGAGAAATCACCATCCAGCCGTTCTACGACTCAGAACGTTCCCACACTTTTCGCAATTTTCCGCCCTGCGTTTCAGCTCCGTTGACATCACTGACCGCCAAACGCCCGCTAGCTGCGTTCAGGCTGAAACGATCCTCCGCGCGGACCCGAGGGTGTGGCCGTCCTTCAGACTCACGCACACAGTCGCAAAAACCCGCGTGTACGCACACGTTCGTGCAGCTACAGTCGGCTGTGGCCGACtttattttggtttcattAAAGGCCGATAGGTGGCTGGCCTGGCACGAATTCGCTTCGGTGCGGGCGAGAAATTTGAATCGACGGTTTGGGCGAGCCGCGGCCGCGGAAGGACGAACCGTTTCCGTTGGCTTGCACGCTTTTCTTTCAAACTCTTTACAGTAAATGTAACTCGTTGGCTTTATTTATTTGCAGATTATGCTATCAACTCCCAGCTATGGAAGTGTGATTAGGCAGCTAGAGCAAGTGGATGTTTGGGAAATTATGTAAAAATTGGTTTATCACGAAAACCCTGTTTGGCGCTACTGCGGTACAACCAGATCCAGTCTTGCAGATGCCAAACACACCCTTATCAAATCTACATTTTCTACAGTCtttgattggaaaagttttcccagcTTCCGTGCATCTCTACAACTCTACAACTGAATTCGATTTTTGTAGAATGAGGAGATATATGCCTGCTGAAAAACGACACCCTCCAGAGAGTCTACAATTTTCCAGAAGTTTTAAGTCACCTGATGCACCACACGCCAGCAGGGGGCGACTTTTTGCAGAGTGCAAATTCCATAGAAAATTGCAACTGGTTCCAATATAAGCAGCTGATATagatttttcatgctcgcctCAGAATGAACGACGCGAGTTTGTGAATACTTTAAAATAGATTTTGTCTAATCTTAAGGCAGCATATTCATGCTATGCATCAGGAATGAAGACAAACACAAGAAAATAGAGCATCCCCGCGGGAGTTGAAAACGGCGTGGCCGCAAAACCCGCTTCGGGGCAAAACAAAAGGTTTTCTGGTACGGAAATGTTCAAAATATTTGCCGCAGCTCTTCGTTACCTCCTTCCCATCACCAGCCGAACGCAACCCCGGGCATTCGGTTACACATTCCAGGCCGCCGAGTCCTCAGCAGCATGTCACAGCAGGAGAATGTTAAATCGTTCATCCtaaccagcaaaccagctAACCGAAACAGGAGCAAAACCAAGCCGACACGACGAATCGGACGGACTTGGCTTGTAAGCTttagaagcaaaaaaatgtaCTTCCCTGGAAACCATTGTTTTAAAACCATTAGTAACTGGAACCGGCGGCTGGACACGGTCCCTACCCTTCTTTTCTGCAACAAGCACAGTTTGCCTGAGgatgtttttcttccattgcTCCCGACACCAACCGTGTTTCAAAATATTACACAGCTACTCCTTCCGGTGACGGTCGGTGTCCCAGTCGGTGGGACataacgaaaagaaaaccgatgaaaaggaaacaatagAAGCTGCGCGCTGCTAGTCCCCTAACAAGTGTAAAAAGGACACTTGACAGCATTTAATTTTGCATGTCGCTTGCACGTGAATTGAAACCATATGCAGCTTCATTCGCGCAAATACCCGAGAATGAAGTAACATTTCTTGGTGCATGCTGCTCAACAAGAATCCATGATCCACGAGTCCCCGGATTAAAGAGTCTCAATTGTAGGGAAGTAGAATGTGCGATAAGGTAAAAGAAATAGGCTTTAGTGCCAAGATATGCTTACATAGCATCCTGCTGTTTCCTGACATCCACTGGCAGAACGGTTTTCCGGAACGGCTGATTAGCAGGTTCTGTGGCCGAagcagcgacggcagcagcgTTGAAATCACTAATTTAACAACTGTtgcacacactaacacacagcATCCGAGATGGTTCTCTTGGTTTACACCGTGTCCCAATCCGCTCCACGGATTGTTCCTGCACTCCTCCGTAATCCTCGCACAACGGGGGGGTTGCCCTTCACTTGCGTTTGTGGTTCGGGCGTattttactttcgtttttTAAACTGTAAGAACTGATTCCGTCTTCTTGGCACTTCCGTGGGATTCCGTGGCTCCCAGCTTCACACGGGCTTCCCTGCGAGGTCTGGCGTGTCCGAGTCTGTTGTTCTGGCTCTAGCACGTGCTTGTGGCGCACTTCATACAACAGCGAGTCATGGTAGGTGCACCAGTTCGGTACCCTATATTTATAGTGCTCCGGATACTACGGGCTGCCAACGGAGTGTTGCTTCGGGCCAGCAGattgtgcgtgcatgtgtgtcgtTCGGTCGGGTGGTCGGTCGATGGCGTTGGGTCGAGGACGAAATCTCCACAACTCTACAGGTAGTCCTTTCTCGGGGGTGTTGAGCGGTACCAAGTACGATGGCCTTCGGGGCGGCGGGCAggacggtacggtacggttgcGATTCGTGGCGGGAGACCACCGCAAACCGCCGGTCCACGtttcgacccccccccccccccccccccccagcccgGCCGCATAACAcccgcgtgtgtatgtgtaggCCGGAAGGGCCAATCATACACATAGATAAGGCTTTATCACGACCAAATTAAGAGTTTGCGCAGACGGCAGCTGTTCACCGTTAATACATTCCGCTCCGAGGGCCCCCGCACGCGCTCGTGTGTAgaggaacaacaacaccgcaTGCAGGGCAGGCAGAGCAGGAGGGCTTTTGAGTAAAAAGCTAAGGAGCAGGAGCAAAAACCTGGAGACTGCTGTAGAGACAGACCGAGGAAttgaaggaatgaaaaatgaagacCAGGGAGACACCAGCGAACCGTGGTAGTGGATTCACCATCCTCGTAAAGGATGCATACACCCCCCCGGAGTGCATCTTCGTGGATCTGTTCGAGGGATGAATTGGGTTTACTGTTGGAAAGCGAGCTGCATATGACCATTTCATACCATCCTCAAGTCAATACGTCATCCCGTCAGCATTTTCCCATGATTTCCATTCTTCGAAAGGGCAGCTGTTCCTTTGGGACGCAGGAAAATCATCGAAAGGAACACATTTCATCTTTCCTCAGGGTTCGTTCGTGGCGAAGGACGGGCAAGAGTTGGACGCTATGTGTCACCTTGGACTGGCAGGACTCCCACCGCCACATCGTAGCCGTAGGATCGCTTCATTCAttgccattccatttcctccgGGAAGATCGTATAGTCCAGGGACGAAGACATGCTCTGTAGGACGCAGAAGAAGCCAGAAGTTACAAGCAACGGTCCGACGATGTTGCGGGCCCATCGGACCGACGTAGGCGACGGAGTATACCTTTTACGCACACCGGGACGTTGGGCtggatgaaaatttaattttcccttcATTACGCGTTACCGACGAGAGAGTCACCCGGTTGGGTACGGGCGGACGGGTGAAACGATTTGGGACCAACTCCTGGTAGGTGACCAGAGGGGGTTGGCTTGGTCCCGCTGGTTAAGGCAACAGCGCGTGGAGACCTGGATTCCCTCGGCCGACCCTTCTTTTCCACGAAGCCGGCCCAGATGAACCTGCCAAAAAGGAGAAGGGGACAACGGCGGTCCGTGAGTAATGATTCTCTTCGTTGGTGCGTCTTTTACATAAATCCATCTTACTCCGCGCCAAGAAAACCG is a window of Anopheles aquasalis chromosome 2, idAnoAquaMG_Q_19, whole genome shotgun sequence DNA encoding:
- the LOC126571695 gene encoding liprin-alpha-1 isoform X5, whose product is MWNMMCDVMPTISEDNISQRSSQFSGEDANFEQLMVSMLDERDKLMDSLRETQQRMADMEMKVMEVEKERDSLQRQIAANLPQEFSTLTKELTQAREMLLERDEEIGELKAERNNTRLLLEHLECLVSRHERSLRMTVVKRQAASQSGVSSEVEVLKALKSLFEHHKALDEKVRERLRISLEKNNEMEEELNQTKEELQQYKSGVLTNQSDASLDSSSEKKESFKNGEASEVIDYSAKTHELQTIIEKQTAELSQWQRRVSDLNTKINEMEENMCKLQKEYTKSQEACVKLQRDLRENVAQKEDQEERIATLEKRYLNAQRESTSLHDLNEKLEQELRHKEAQLKLQEGKIAAIQEKLELSEQKLAQFSKLPEMEEQLKARMEALTQVGKQAQERHGSAEDRITRLENNVEEKNAEVMRLNQRLKMNEEHNQRLSSTVDKLLAESNDRLQVHLKERMTALEEKNTLTQELDKARKYAEELCQEKSDMLKEIAKNRLEMETFKRQILQQEIAYNIQQTEALTRSLSPNAVSNAGNSGFSRSGSATFSTHSLRRNKPTMEEEHFNRSMAEQEWGKLQHMTNAQVYDGGVLEGTDEADNLFGTGDIISPTGHTDAQTLAIMLQEQLDAINNEIRLIQEEKQSTEARAEELESRVGSLEHMNLLARGRSMDRQSPPLSGSSTPNSPNRDYLQKYHTVQLAHLQSEMQQHEDMANAEHEMSGGVCAGDNSSGGTISPATARTMRLERFALALAHSQEELKRRSQGVVHGSEYPSESRNHFISTSNYGMSPLNSRHGSQESLKHLSMVSSLSSLQTPTAGRGDSVSAAQKKKGIKSSLGRFFSKKEKVKGGKDSSMPDGSTSMMSMSGLSLISDIDSTYDNISVSGYKPPGKSNPIDYTRQKKKEHDYRHDLLGEAMKAGTPFALWNGPTIVAWLELWVGMPAWYVAACRANVKSGAIMSALSDTEIQREIGISNPLHRLKLRLAIQEMVSLTSPSAPQTTRTTLAFGDMNHEWIGNYWLPSLGLPQYRTTFMECLVDARMLDHLNKKDLRGQLKMVDSFHRTSLQFGISCLKRLNYDRTALEERRKASDNNLSDVLVWTNDRTMRWVQSVGLKEYANNLLESGIHGALIALDESFDANSMALALQIPTQNTQARQILGAEFNKLLEMSTERRTDRESIKS
- the LOC126571695 gene encoding liprin-alpha-1 isoform X1, coding for MWNMMCDVMPTISEDNISQRSSQFSGEDANFEQLMVSMLDERDKLMDSLRETQQRMADMEMKVMEVEKERDSLQRQIAANLPQEFSTLTKELTQAREMLLERDEEIGELKAERNNTRLLLEHLECLVSRHERSLRMTVVKRQAASQSGVSSEVEVLKALKSLFEHHKALDEKVRERLRISLEKNNEMEEELNQTKEELQQYKSGVLTNQSDASLDSSSEKKESFKNGEASEVIDYSAKTHELQTIIEKQTAELSQWQRRVSDLNTKINEMEENMCKLQKEYTKSQEACVKLQRDLRENVAQKEDQEERIATLEKRYLNAQRESTSLHDLNEKLEQELRHKEAQLKLQEGKIAAIQEKLELSEQKLAQFSKLPEMEEQLKARMEALTQVGKQAQERHGSAEDRITRLENNVEEKNAEVMRLNQRLKMNEEHNQRLSSTVDKLLAESNDRLQVHLKERMTALEEKNTLTQELDKARKYAEELCQEKSDMLKEIAKNRLEMETFKRQILQQEIAYNIQQTEALTRSLSPNAVSNAGNSGFSRSGSATFSTHSLRRNKPTMEEEHFNRSMAEQEWGKLQHMTNAQVYDGGVLEGTDEADNLFGTGDIISPTGHTDAQTLAIMLQEQLDAINNEIRLIQEEKQSTEARAEELESRVGSLEHMNLLARGRSMDRQSPPLSGSSTPNSPNRDYLQKYHTAPASMSPAHLHQYVTTLNQVPLSESLPSSQVQLAHLQSEMQQHEDMANAEHEMSGGVCAGDNSSGGTISPATARTMRLERFALALAHSQEELKRRSQGVVHGSEYPSESRNHFISTSNYGMSPLNSRHGSQESLKHLSMVSSLSSLQTPTAGRGDSVSAAQKKKGIKSSLGRFFSKKEKVKGGKDSSMPDGSTSMMSMSGLSLISDIDSTYDNISVSGYKPPGKSNPIDYTRQKKKEHDYRHDLLGEAMKAGTPFALWNGPTIVAWLELWVGMPAWYVAACRANVKSGAIMSALSDTEIQREIGISNPLHRLKLRLAIQEMVSLTSPSAPQTTRTTLAFGDMNHEWIGNYWLPSLGLPQYRTTFMECLVDARMLDHLNKKDLRGQLKMVDSFHRTSLQFGISCLKRLNYDRTALEERRKASDNNLSDVLVWTNDRTMRWVQSVGLKEYANNLLESGIHGALIALDESFDANSMALALQIPTQNTQARQILGAEFNKLLEMSTERRTDRESIKS